CAAATATGAAAATCCCGCAGCCCCAGTTTTTCACGTTTCCTTTTCCGTTCCAGCACATGCTCTCTGGGAGACGGCATATCCATATCCCGGCAGGGAGACAACACCGTATGCGGACGTGTCAGTCCCCCACCATGCAAAGGACGCATTACAGCTTGAGAAATGCCGATGACCCATTGGCTATAGCGCTCAATGATAGAAACAGAAACTGGCGTATGCGCATTCTGGTTAATGACTTCGGTAATTTTCCAGATCACCGGAATATTAAGCTCATGGGCAGCCATTGCAGGCATGACGTTCACACAGGTATTGACCAGCACCACATCAGGTCGAGCATGCCGAAGCATCTGGAACAACGGTGCATACGCCACATGGGTCCGCAAATTCTCCGCATCCTGCGCCAATCCCTCATATGGGGTATACATGCCATGCAGCATGAACAGATTCTGTGTCAGAACGGTGATTCCGCGCTTGCGGGCCATTGAGGTCAGCCGCCCTTCACCAGGCGTTACGAGAATACAATCGAAGTACGTACGCATATCTAGACAAAATTGCAATAGCAGCTTCTCGGCCCCCGTAATACTGCGGACGTTGCTAACATGGCTGAATAACATCATTTTCGGCTTGATCGGAGTTCACCTCCTTTAAAATAGCAACCACCGGACGTGTGAATCACCTTATGGAAATATGACCGACAACAGTTGGTCAATCCGGTGACCATACGTGTGCTCCCGCAGGGTTCGTTCCAGAGCACGCAGAGCAATCTCACGACGCTCCTTTTCATGCGTCAAATAAAACTCAACCTTCTCCAGCAGTTCCTGCTGAGAGCTGTAGGTCTCTATCTCTTCCCCTGGCTTGTAAAAACGAGCCAGATCATCTCTTGTATCTGTCAGTTGCAACGTGCCACTGGCAGAAATTTCAAACGTACGCGGATTGGGCGAAGCCCCCGGAATTTTCAGTGAGTTGTTGTTCACCGAATCATCCTGATGGGAACGATGAAGATTAATTACGATTTTGCTGCCGTTGTACGAATCATTGGTCTCGCCCGGAGACATCCAGCGACCCAGCTCAATTTTGTCGCCATACGACTGATAATCTGGGAGACGATCCCACCAGATTCCGTTGATTTTAATGTTACGAGCCATGAGCTGCGGCATAATCGGATTAAAGAAATAGATGCGGTTCCAGTAGGCTGAGCCTGTAAACCCAATCTCACGTCGTACCGAAGCGGGCGAGCTGAGGGGGAAATAGTGAGTCAGAAATGCTCCAAAGGGCAAATAGTGCACAGACGTGCAACCCAACTGACGGTACAGCTCCATGCAGTTCATTTCTAACGTGAACACATAATCATAATTCGTAACGATTTTGGTCGTCGTGTCGGTGTAATATGGATCGTCCGTTAGCCAGATGGCGGTGGGGATGCCCAACTGGCGTACCGCAGTAACCTGCTCCAACGGAAGATCCATTCCATCCAGTGCCAGCATCAGATTCGGACGGAGCTGAGCGGCAATATCTCCTACCGGCTGACGTGGGTCTGTTACGGTAACCTGAGCCGTCATGCTCTGCAATGTGGTAATGACCGCCTCATCCAGCGGAGAATACGGAAGGCCTTTGCCTGAGACGACATACAGTACATGGATCTGTCGAAAAGGGAAAACTGCTTTCATCCGCGCAACAATTGCGTTAGCACGGCCGCGCAGATATCCTTCGTCGTATCCGTCATGCAATCCCGCAGTTCTCCCCTTTTCCCAGGAGGCTGCCGCCGTCTGGTGAACAGCCGGGTCATACGGTCCTGTCGTAGATATCGTCATCACTTTCACTCCTCACTGTTTATGGTGTTTACTTTAGGCCATCGCCTTGTCCAGCAGTTCTTCCATGCGATTGGAGTACATATGCTTTTGCATAGTCGTGTACAATGCGCGCCAGGCCATGCGTTCGCGTTCCCAATCATGCTTGAGATAGTAGTCCAGCTTCACTTTCAATTCATCTGCTCCAGAGAAAGTTTCAATGTCATAGCCTGGTCGGTAATAACGGCTCAAATCCTTCCGAACATCCGTCATTTGAAGCGTGCCGCAAGCAGAAATTTCATATGTCCGAGGATTGATGGACTCCGCTGAAAGCTGGTGTGTATTCCGATTATCCAGTCCGGGGTCTGTCGGGCGGTGCATATTGATGACAATTTTAGAGCCGTTATAATATTGAGCGGTCTCTTCCGGTTCCATAAAACCCGGACGGATAAAGCGTTCCAGCACATCCCGCCGGGTCAGCCGATCCCAGTGCCCACCTACGATCAGCACTCTTTTGTCCGCCAAGAAGGGAGCTAGGTGGTCGAATAGCTTCACACGGTTCCAGAAGGCATTTCCAATGAAGCAAATATCATGCTGATGCTCCCGCTCTACCCGCCGAGGATAAAAGATACGAGCTGACGCAGCCAGCGGCAAATAGTGAACCCTCGTTACTCCCTGATCGCGATAAAACGGCAGGCAAGAAATTTCGTGCGTAAATACGACATCGTAGGATTGACAGATCAACGCCGTATCCTCCGTAAAGTAAGGATCATCTACAAACCATATGGCCGTCCGAATGCCTAGGGCTCGTATTTGCTGTACCTGCTCCAGATGATCCGCCGGAAAAACATGCAGCCCGTTCATGACCAGCACGAGGTCTGGACGTTGAGCCTCGGCGTCAGCTAGCATCGTAGCAGGCGTACCGATGGCGCATGAGCTGCATATTTGGCCTAATGCTTCTTGCACACCTGTGTCTATAGCTGCGAAACCTTGCGGAATATACAACACTTTCAAATGACGAACAGCAGGCTGTATGGCCACGACCTGTGACAGAGCAGCCGTGCAACCGCCCATTCTGCGTCCTTCCCGATAGCCGCATCGGTACGCTTCGCGTTCATTTCCGCTTTGTTGATCGTTCACATCCTTCACCCTGTCCTG
The Paenibacillus peoriae DNA segment above includes these coding regions:
- a CDS encoding CgeB family protein, whose translation is MKDVNDQQSGNEREAYRCGYREGRRMGGCTAALSQVVAIQPAVRHLKVLYIPQGFAAIDTGVQEALGQICSSCAIGTPATMLADAEAQRPDLVLVMNGLHVFPADHLEQVQQIRALGIRTAIWFVDDPYFTEDTALICQSYDVVFTHEISCLPFYRDQGVTRVHYLPLAASARIFYPRRVEREHQHDICFIGNAFWNRVKLFDHLAPFLADKRVLIVGGHWDRLTRRDVLERFIRPGFMEPEETAQYYNGSKIVINMHRPTDPGLDNRNTHQLSAESINPRTYEISACGTLQMTDVRKDLSRYYRPGYDIETFSGADELKVKLDYYLKHDWERERMAWRALYTTMQKHMYSNRMEELLDKAMA
- a CDS encoding CgeB family protein, translated to MTISTTGPYDPAVHQTAAASWEKGRTAGLHDGYDEGYLRGRANAIVARMKAVFPFRQIHVLYVVSGKGLPYSPLDEAVITTLQSMTAQVTVTDPRQPVGDIAAQLRPNLMLALDGMDLPLEQVTAVRQLGIPTAIWLTDDPYYTDTTTKIVTNYDYVFTLEMNCMELYRQLGCTSVHYLPFGAFLTHYFPLSSPASVRREIGFTGSAYWNRIYFFNPIMPQLMARNIKINGIWWDRLPDYQSYGDKIELGRWMSPGETNDSYNGSKIVINLHRSHQDDSVNNNSLKIPGASPNPRTFEISASGTLQLTDTRDDLARFYKPGEEIETYSSQQELLEKVEFYLTHEKERREIALRALERTLREHTYGHRIDQLLSVIFP